The Methylophilus sp. TWE2 region CTGGGTCAATTGGTCGCACGCGAGATTGAGAAGGCGGGTGGCGTTGCCAAGGAATTTAATACGATTGCTGTAGACGACGGTATTGCCATGGGGCATGGTGGCATGTTGTATAGCTTGCCTAGCCGTGACCTGATTGCAGATAGCGTGGAATATATGGTGAATGCGCATTGTGCCGATGCGCTGGTGTGTATTTCCAACTGTGACAAGATTACCCCAGGCATGCTGATGGCGGCTTTACGCCTCAATATCCCAGTGGTCTTTGTATCTGGTGGCCCAATGGAAGCTGGTAAAGTGAACTGGCAGGGGACAGTAAGAAAACTGGATCTGGTGGATGCCATGGTGGAAGCGGCTGACAGCCATGTGAGTGATGCAGAGGTGGCTGAGGTGGAGCGCTCTGCCTGTCCGACCTGCGGCTCTTGCTCAGGTATGTTTACTGCCAACTCCATGAACTGCCTGACAGAGGCACTGGGTTTGAGCTTGCCTGGTAATGGTTCGACGCTGGCGACGCATGCAGCGCGTAAACAACTGTTCTTGAAGGCTGGCCGCTTGATTGTTGAGTTAGCTAAACGTCACTATGAACAAGACGATTACAGTGTATTGCCGCGTAGTATTGCCACCATGAAAGCGTTTGAGAACGCCATGAGCCTGGACGTGGCCATGGGTGGTTCTACCAATACGGTATTGCATTTGCTGGCCGCTGCGCATGAGGCCGGGGTGGACTTCACCATGAAAGACATCGACCGTATCTCTCGCCAGGTTCCCTGCGTCTCTAAAGTGGCGCCTGCTACCAGCAAATATCATATGGAAGACGTACACCGCGCGGGCGGCGTGATGGGCATTCTGGCGGAACTGAACCGTGCCGGGGTGATTCATACTGAAGTGCCTACCGTGCACAGTGCCAGTATGGGCGAAGCCTTGGCCAAATGGGATATCGTCACTACGCAAGACGAAGAAGTGAAACAGTTTTATCGCGCAGCCCCAGGCGGCATTTCAACCACCATCGCATTTAGCCAGAGCATGTTGTGGCCTGATCTGGACGATGACCGTGAGCATGGCTGTATCCGTAGCAAGGAACATGCTTATTCACAAGATGGTGGCTTGGCGGTGTTGTATGGCAATATCGCGCTTGATGGCTGTATTGTGAAAACGGCTGGCGTGGATGACAGTATCCTTAAGTTTACTGGCCGTGCCCGTGTCTTTGAAAGTCAGGATTCTGCGGTCGAGGCCATTCTGGCCGATAAGATTGTGGCTGGGGATGTAGTGGTGATCCGTTACGAAGGTCCACGTGGTGGGCCTGGTATGCAAGAAATGCTGTATCCGACCTCTTACCTGAAGTCCAAGGGTCTGGGTAAAGCCTGTGCCTTGCTGACCGATGGCCGTTTTTCAGGGGGTACCTCAGGCTTGAGTATCGGCCATGCCTCGCCAGAGGCGGCCGAGGGTGGAGCGATTGGCTTGGTGCAAGAGGGCGATACCATTGAAATTGATATTCCTAACCGCACCATACACCTGGCTGTGAGTGACGAAGAAATGGCCCATCGTCGCGGTAATATGGAAGCCAAAGGTGCGAATGCCTGGAAACCAATGAATCGGGAACGCTTGGTTTCGCCTGCCTTGCGCGCGTATGCGGCCATGAGCACCAGTGCGGCTAAAGGGGCTGTGCGCGATGTATCCCAGATTGAAAGGAGACGATAATGAACAACGAATGCGGCATCCTCTCCAAGAGTATGGAAATGACGAAGCGCATGAAGTTACATGCACATGTGAACCAATGGCAGGATGAAAATGGCTTGCAGTATCTGGAAATTGACAATCCCCTAGCCACTGGCAAAATTGCGTTGCAAGGGGCTCATGTCATGCATTGGCAGCCAAAGTTTCTGGCGAACCCGGTGCTGTGGCTATCCAGCAATGCGCGATATGTCAAAGGCCGTTCTATTCGTGGTGGCGTACCTATTTGCTGGCCATGGTTTGGTGCGCACCCTACCGATAGTACGCTGTGTCCACATGGATTTGCCCGTGTCATTCCATGGCGGGTCATGGATATTGATGCGACCCCCACCGGTGCAACCCGTATCATTCTTGAGATGCAACAGACGCCTGAAGCGCAGCGTCAGTTATCCTATCCTTATGAGTTGACATTGACGATTACCATAGGCCGTCGTTTGCGTATTGACCTGGCGACGACCAATCATGCCGAACACCCCTTTGTCATTGGTGAAGCCTTTCACACTTACTTTAATGTGAGTGACATCTCCAACATCCGGATCACGGGCATGCAGGATCTGGTATATCTGGATAAACTCCTCAAGTATGAACGCAACGTGGAGCATAATGCCCTCACGTTTGATGGCGAAGAGTATGATCGTGTATACGTGCATCACAGCTCGGATTGTGCGATCCACGATAGTGGCTACAACCGTATTATCCATGTTGCCAAATCAGGTAGCGACACGACTGTGGTGTGGAATCCGGGGGCGGACAAAGCGGGTGCCATGGGTGATATGGGTGTGGGTGACGAGTGGCGTAAAACGATTTGTGTTGAGACCACGAATGCGCTCGACAATATGGTCGTGATTAATCCTGGCCGTAAACATATCCTGAGTGCAGAGTACTCTATCGAGACCTTGTAACACCAGTGTGACACATGTCAACCATTAAGTGGCACGCGCGTTTTTAGCATGTTGGCAAAACGCTAAACCAGTTGAAATTATATGAACGGCCGTTGATTTTAACGGTTTTTCTATTGTGGATTTTGCTTGGTCAGGTAATATGCCACATGCATGAGAATTGCATTATGGGGTTCTATTTATTTAGAAGATATTCAAGGAGATCGCATGAAAGTTTTATTTTCCGCAATCGCAGCAGCGACTTTGTTGATGGCTGGTACAGCACATGCTGCTGATGCCGCTGCTGCTAAAGCACTGGCACAAAAAAGTGGCTGCCTGGCATGCCACAGTATTGATGCCAAAGTATTGGGCCCTGCGTACAAAGACGTAGCAGCAAAATACAAAGGCGACAAAGGTGCCGAAGCCAAATTGATTGAAAAAGTTAAAAAAGGTGGTAGCGGTGTGTGGGGTAATATCCCAATGCCAGCAAACAGCCCACAAGTGAAAGATGAAGATATCAAAACTATCGTTGAGTGGATTTTGACACTCTAATCATCATTTAGAGCATGCAGTAAATAGAAAAGCCAGCCTTACCAGCTGGCTTTTTTTGAGTCACTTTTCGCGCTTTGGATGTGACGTCCATCCGTCTGTTATTGCACGAATCCAATTAAGTAAACAAACACCGCAATGATCGCAACAGGGGCAATCATATTGTTAGCAATTCGCCAGCATTGATAAGTGAATGGATCTAAGCCAAATTCGTGTTGCGTGTGGCTTTTTTTCATAAAGTAACCAGCAAATACAGCCATTAATAGTCCGCCAAGGGGGAGCATGAGCGTGGAAGTGAGTTTATCTAACATCTCAAAAATATTTAAATCGAAAAGCACCTTCACATTGGCCCATATATTAAATGACAACACTACACTCAATCCCGTAAGCCAGATGATGAGCCCTAGCGCTGTACTGACCATAGTACGTTTGAAAGTTGTATTTTCAACCACCCAGGCAATGGTGGGTTCTAATAGCGAAATGGCGCTGGTCCAGGCGGCGAATGCAACCAGCAGGAAAAATAATGTGGCAAAGACATTGCCTGCAGGCATGGCGCCAAATGCAATCGGCAGTGTTTGAAATAGCAGTCCTGGTCCGGCGTTGGGAGCAAGATGGTTGGCAAATACCAGTGCGTAAATAGCCAGGCCGACTAATAAGCCTAAAGAGGTGTCTACCAAGGCAATCCAAACGGTAGTGCGCGCAATTGAAACATCGCGATTTAAATAAGAGCCGTACACCATCACCGAGCCCATGCCCAGGCTCAAGGAGAAGAAAGCGTGACCTAATGCTGACAAAACGGCCATGGGGGTGATCTTTGAAAAGTCCGGTGTAAACATGAAATGCGCGGCGGCATGCATATCACCAACTGACATGCTGTAACCAAGCAAGATAAATAGGATCACAAACAATGCCGGCATCAGCACATTATTGGCTTTTTCGAGACCGGAATTCACGCCACGTGCCACCACGCCCATCACCATGACCATAAAGAGGGTGTGCCAAATGGTGAGTTGTATAGGGTTAGCCAGTAATGCGTTGAAGTTGGATTGTGACTGTGCCGCAGAAATATGGGTAAAGGTATTTTGCATGGCCGCCACGGTGTAACTTAATACCCAGCCAGCAATCACACTGTAAAAGCTCAATATCAACACGCCTGCCAGCATGCCCATTGCGCCCATCCAGCGCCATTGATTAGAAACGTTAGCTTCTTTTGCCAGTGTATGAATGGCATCGAGCGGATTTTGTTGCGCGCGGCGCCCCAGCATGATTTCAGTCATCATTAACGGAATGCCGACAAAGAAAATGCAAGCGATAAATACCAGGACAAAAGCACTGCCGCCGTTCACCCCTATCATGTAGGGAAGTTTCCATATATTGCCCAAACCAATGGCGGAGCCCGCCGTGGCCAGCATAAATGTCCAACGGTTTTTCCAAGCGCCACGATGCTGTGACATATCGTTTCCTAAGCGGTATTTTTACTGGAAAAGTAGCGAGTCGTTTCTTGTTTAATGATCTTTGATAGCAATAACAAACCAATCAGATTGGGGATAGCCATTAAGCCATTTGCCAAGTCTGAGAAGTTCCAGACAAATTCAAGACTAGTGATGGCGCCTATCATCACTGCGATGGTAAATGTGACGCGATAAGCTTTAATCCAATGCGAGCCTAATAAATACTCGATGGCCTTTTCTCCGTAATAGTGCCAGCCGATCAGTGTGGAATATGCAAATAAGGCGGTCGCAATTGCTACGATGACGCGTCCAGTATTGCCCAGCGACTCCGCCATACTGCTGCTAGTTAATTCTGCCGGGCTCACCCCCAGTGTCCAGCTGTTGGCAGTTAAAATCACCAATGCCGTCATCGTACACACCACCAAGGTGTCTATAAATGTTTGCGTCATGCTGACCAGTGCCTGTTTCACGGGGCTGTTGGTGCGCGCCGCCGCCGCCGCGATTGGCGCTGAACCCAGACCTGACTCGTTAGAAAATACGCCTCGCGCGATACCAAAACGCATGGCAGCGGCCACCGTGGCCCCGGCGAAGCCACCCGTTGCAGCACTGGGGTTAAATGCATGATAAAAAATAAGGCCGAATGCATGTGGGATTTGTTGGATATGCATGATCAATACCCACAGACTGGCGCCCACATAAGTGACTATCATTAACGGCACCAGAAAAGAAGTAAATCTGCCAATCGAGCGTATGCCACCCAAAATGACCAAGCCAGTTAACAGGCTCAACACAATGCCGCTGGTCATGAGCGGGACATTAAAAGTCGCTTCAAAAATTTTGGCTGCAGCATTCGCTTGCGTCATATTGCCAATGCCAAACGCAGCACAAGCAGTAAATACTGCGAACAGGGTACCCAGCCAAGTTAACCCTGCACCTTTGCTCAGATAATACATTGGCCCACCACGCATGCCGTGCGGACCTTTTTCCCGGTACTTCACAGCCAATACCGCTTCACTGTACTTGGTGGCCATGCCCACCAGCCCGGTTACCCACATCCAGAACACGGCACCAGGCCCGCCGAGACTAATGGCAGTGGCCACCCCGACGATATTGCCAATCCCAACCGTGGCTGCCAGGGCAGTCATTAACGCTGCAAAGTGGCTGATATCCCCTTCATGGTCTTGATCTTTGGTCCAGATGAGTTTGAAAGCATGCGGTAGGGCGCGAAATTGCAGCCCCTTAAGGAGAATGGTCAGATACAAGCCTGTCCCAACCAGCAAGGTCAGCATCAGTGGGCCCCATACCCAGGTTGAGAGTGTGGCGACGAGTTTTTCTAATGCTTGCATAGTGATCCCTTTGTCTTTCAGGGATTATAGCGATGTTATGAGGGGATGCGCCAGTTATGCAAGAAAGTGTTGTTTGAGTACAGCAATCATCGCGGCATGGTCCAGTACCCCGGCACTTTCACGGATGCTGTGCATGGCCCACATGGGGTTGCCAACATCCACAGAGGCAATGCCCAGTTGAGCTGCCATGATGGGGCCTATGGTGCTACCACAACCTAAATCGGTGCGGTGCGCATATTGCTGATAAGGGGCGCCCGCTTTGTCACATAGCTGGATAAAGCGCGCAGCAGTGACTGCATTGGTGCTGTAGCGTTGATTAGCGTTGGTTTTAATGACCGGACCATGGTTGATTTGTACATGATGGCACGGTTCGTAACTGCCGGCATGATTGGGGTGAAAGGCGTGTGCCATATCCGCGCTGATAAAAAAACTATTGGCAAAACTACG contains the following coding sequences:
- a CDS encoding D-hexose-6-phosphate mutarotase translates to MNNECGILSKSMEMTKRMKLHAHVNQWQDENGLQYLEIDNPLATGKIALQGAHVMHWQPKFLANPVLWLSSNARYVKGRSIRGGVPICWPWFGAHPTDSTLCPHGFARVIPWRVMDIDATPTGATRIILEMQQTPEAQRQLSYPYELTLTITIGRRLRIDLATTNHAEHPFVIGEAFHTYFNVSDISNIRITGMQDLVYLDKLLKYERNVEHNALTFDGEEYDRVYVHHSSDCAIHDSGYNRIIHVAKSGSDTTVVWNPGADKAGAMGDMGVGDEWRKTICVETTNALDNMVVINPGRKHILSAEYSIETL
- a CDS encoding c-type cytochrome; translated protein: MKVLFSAIAAATLLMAGTAHAADAAAAKALAQKSGCLACHSIDAKVLGPAYKDVAAKYKGDKGAEAKLIEKVKKGGSGVWGNIPMPANSPQVKDEDIKTIVEWILTL
- a CDS encoding sodium:alanine symporter family protein; translated protein: MQALEKLVATLSTWVWGPLMLTLLVGTGLYLTILLKGLQFRALPHAFKLIWTKDQDHEGDISHFAALMTALAATVGIGNIVGVATAISLGGPGAVFWMWVTGLVGMATKYSEAVLAVKYREKGPHGMRGGPMYYLSKGAGLTWLGTLFAVFTACAAFGIGNMTQANAAAKIFEATFNVPLMTSGIVLSLLTGLVILGGIRSIGRFTSFLVPLMIVTYVGASLWVLIMHIQQIPHAFGLIFYHAFNPSAATGGFAGATVAAAMRFGIARGVFSNESGLGSAPIAAAAARTNSPVKQALVSMTQTFIDTLVVCTMTALVILTANSWTLGVSPAELTSSSMAESLGNTGRVIVAIATALFAYSTLIGWHYYGEKAIEYLLGSHWIKAYRVTFTIAVMIGAITSLEFVWNFSDLANGLMAIPNLIGLLLLSKIIKQETTRYFSSKNTA
- the ilvD gene encoding dihydroxy-acid dehydratase; protein product: MPKYRSHTTTQGRNMAGARALWRATGMKDEDFSKPIIAVANSFTQFVPGHVHLKDLGQLVAREIEKAGGVAKEFNTIAVDDGIAMGHGGMLYSLPSRDLIADSVEYMVNAHCADALVCISNCDKITPGMLMAALRLNIPVVFVSGGPMEAGKVNWQGTVRKLDLVDAMVEAADSHVSDAEVAEVERSACPTCGSCSGMFTANSMNCLTEALGLSLPGNGSTLATHAARKQLFLKAGRLIVELAKRHYEQDDYSVLPRSIATMKAFENAMSLDVAMGGSTNTVLHLLAAAHEAGVDFTMKDIDRISRQVPCVSKVAPATSKYHMEDVHRAGGVMGILAELNRAGVIHTEVPTVHSASMGEALAKWDIVTTQDEEVKQFYRAAPGGISTTIAFSQSMLWPDLDDDREHGCIRSKEHAYSQDGGLAVLYGNIALDGCIVKTAGVDDSILKFTGRARVFESQDSAVEAILADKIVAGDVVVIRYEGPRGGPGMQEMLYPTSYLKSKGLGKACALLTDGRFSGGTSGLSIGHASPEAAEGGAIGLVQEGDTIEIDIPNRTIHLAVSDEEMAHRRGNMEAKGANAWKPMNRERLVSPALRAYAAMSTSAAKGAVRDVSQIERRR
- a CDS encoding sodium-dependent transporter yields the protein MSQHRGAWKNRWTFMLATAGSAIGLGNIWKLPYMIGVNGGSAFVLVFIACIFFVGIPLMMTEIMLGRRAQQNPLDAIHTLAKEANVSNQWRWMGAMGMLAGVLILSFYSVIAGWVLSYTVAAMQNTFTHISAAQSQSNFNALLANPIQLTIWHTLFMVMVMGVVARGVNSGLEKANNVLMPALFVILFILLGYSMSVGDMHAAAHFMFTPDFSKITPMAVLSALGHAFFSLSLGMGSVMVYGSYLNRDVSIARTTVWIALVDTSLGLLVGLAIYALVFANHLAPNAGPGLLFQTLPIAFGAMPAGNVFATLFFLLVAFAAWTSAISLLEPTIAWVVENTTFKRTMVSTALGLIIWLTGLSVVLSFNIWANVKVLFDLNIFEMLDKLTSTLMLPLGGLLMAVFAGYFMKKSHTQHEFGLDPFTYQCWRIANNMIAPVAIIAVFVYLIGFVQ